One region of Candidatus Peribacteraceae bacterium genomic DNA includes:
- a CDS encoding DHH family phosphoesterase, translating into MTVSPPAIAAALKAVTDHQRILVVPHANVDPDGLSSALACYEMFRSLGKDVTVICPDTPPDSFKFMPGFEKLEREIAESQNFVITVNMEEGVEIDKLRYTVEDRRVNIIVVPKRGKVKSSAVAFGEGEKKYDLIVVVDSADLSLLGSVYTDHMDLFSEVPILNIDHHVSNVRYGQIHLLDPTSASTTEILYHWFMQVPQFRERMTADLATLLLTGLITDTRSFQNPNTTPRSLEVAAELLERGARQQEIIRSIYKTKPLSTLKIWGRALNRIQMDPVAGIVWSAVSKEDLQEMGAQAPETHGILDELISTIPGADVYVLFTETEENSLKASMRSSLAVDATRLAAETYGGGGHARAAGFRVRNFGNFQLQVLECIQKIKEGMRRQKGESDQMPTSGQPSSSFAKATEDRAVSDQTGVHPAPAAASPERPVAPPPTGKGKEKDIVEELTQS; encoded by the coding sequence ATGACTGTCTCTCCCCCCGCCATCGCAGCAGCCCTTAAGGCCGTAACGGACCACCAGCGCATACTGGTCGTCCCGCACGCAAATGTGGATCCCGACGGGTTGAGCAGCGCTTTGGCGTGCTACGAAATGTTCCGGAGCCTGGGGAAAGACGTGACGGTCATCTGCCCCGATACCCCCCCGGATTCCTTCAAGTTTATGCCGGGGTTCGAGAAGCTGGAGCGGGAGATTGCGGAGAGCCAGAACTTCGTGATCACCGTGAACATGGAGGAGGGGGTGGAAATCGACAAGCTGCGTTACACGGTGGAGGACCGCCGCGTGAACATCATCGTGGTGCCCAAGCGGGGGAAGGTGAAGAGCTCCGCCGTGGCGTTCGGGGAAGGGGAGAAGAAGTATGATCTCATCGTCGTCGTGGATTCCGCGGATTTGTCGCTCCTGGGTTCCGTGTACACGGACCACATGGACCTCTTCTCGGAGGTGCCCATCCTGAACATCGACCACCACGTGAGCAATGTGCGCTACGGGCAGATCCACCTGTTGGACCCAACCTCCGCGAGCACTACCGAAATCCTGTACCACTGGTTCATGCAGGTGCCGCAGTTCCGCGAGCGGATGACGGCGGACTTGGCCACGCTGCTCCTCACGGGGCTCATCACGGACACGCGCAGCTTCCAGAACCCCAATACCACCCCGCGTTCGCTGGAGGTGGCGGCGGAACTCCTGGAGCGCGGCGCGCGCCAACAGGAGATCATCCGGAGCATCTACAAGACCAAGCCCCTCTCCACGCTCAAGATCTGGGGCCGCGCGCTCAACCGGATCCAAATGGATCCCGTCGCGGGCATCGTGTGGTCCGCCGTGAGCAAGGAAGACCTGCAGGAAATGGGAGCGCAAGCGCCGGAAACGCACGGCATTCTGGACGAACTCATCTCCACCATCCCCGGCGCGGACGTGTACGTGCTCTTCACGGAGACGGAAGAGAACAGCCTCAAGGCGAGCATGCGCTCGTCCCTTGCTGTGGATGCCACGCGCCTCGCCGCGGAAACGTACGGGGGGGGCGGGCACGCGCGCGCAGCGGGGTTCCGTGTGCGGAATTTCGGCAACTTCCAACTGCAAGTCCTGGAGTGCATACAGAAGATCAAGGAAGGTATGCGGAGGCAGAAGGGGGAGAGTGATCAGATGCCGACGAGCGGTCAGCCTTCATCCTCCTTCGCCAAGGCTACGGAGGACAGGGCGGTCAGCGACCAGACGGGGGTTCATCCGGCGCCGGCGGCTGCTTCACCGGAACGGCCCGTTGCTCCGCCTCCCACCGGAAAGGGAAAGGAGAAGGATATTGTGGAAGAGTTGACGCAATCCTGA
- the infB gene encoding translation initiation factor IF-2: MRLVQVAKALGMTGQQLRKELMQVNFGVKPTDREIPEGLAKGIVRFLATKYNLSVNAETIGLQPDTDEEEGGAEPAAAEGGEGADQAAGSAVQEGEKAAPGNAVGSIGVMSRESPTHAEALNVLRKLSLDDVSKEAIKREQKQMEHTKAERTEQRREAEVQRLAQKRPAGVAEVQEQIKKKEGVVLLPDAISVKELSEKLGVQVPRLIQTLMKNGIMATVTQSIDYDTAAIVAAEMGITVQREQRAAKAEDLLSRNLEELLKEDPENLVDRPPVVVVMGHVDHGKTALLDAIRQTNVVAQEAGGITQHIGAYQVEHAMSGSTEKKKITFLDTPGHEAFTAMRARGAQVTDIVILLVSAEEGVRATTIEAINHAKDAEVPIIAVISKIDKERADPEKVKGELAAQGLQPEEWGGTIPVILTSAVTKQGIPDLLDHILFIAEVQGFKANPQRSAVATVIESRLDSALGPLATVIINTGTLKLTDIFVCGQTMGRVRTMIEASGTRLDAVTPSGPARVSGFAGVPRVGDILQVVPSEREARSLLEAVQDQAGRARKRSFADLVSRLSEGKAAQLKVVLKADAQGSQEAITDALSKLTGEGGVNVKVIHGGVGTVTESDIMMAAASDGVVMAFHADVPPEVQKTAEREGVKVREYMILYELLDEVEALLKGLVEPVEEEKVLGHLEVRGVFFQKKNEQIVGGKVTDGTLKRVPFRLLRGGQVVGTGRISSLKHVDKDIKEAKEGSECGMRVESAVPVQEGDVLEAYSREFRKKEGA; encoded by the coding sequence ATGCGCCTCGTGCAGGTGGCAAAAGCATTGGGTATGACCGGGCAGCAGCTCCGCAAGGAACTGATGCAGGTGAACTTTGGCGTCAAGCCGACGGACAGGGAAATCCCCGAAGGCCTCGCCAAGGGCATCGTGCGTTTCCTGGCCACCAAGTACAACCTCTCCGTGAATGCCGAGACCATCGGCCTGCAGCCCGATACGGATGAGGAGGAGGGCGGGGCGGAGCCTGCCGCAGCGGAGGGCGGTGAAGGGGCGGACCAAGCGGCCGGATCCGCAGTGCAGGAAGGGGAGAAAGCGGCTCCGGGGAACGCTGTGGGCTCCATCGGCGTCATGTCCCGCGAAAGCCCGACACATGCGGAGGCGCTCAACGTGCTGCGCAAGCTCTCCCTGGATGACGTCTCCAAGGAGGCCATCAAGCGCGAGCAGAAGCAGATGGAGCACACCAAGGCGGAACGCACGGAGCAGCGCAGGGAAGCCGAGGTCCAACGCCTGGCGCAGAAGCGTCCGGCCGGCGTGGCTGAGGTGCAGGAGCAGATCAAGAAGAAGGAGGGGGTCGTCCTCTTGCCGGACGCCATTTCCGTCAAGGAGCTCTCGGAGAAGCTGGGAGTGCAGGTGCCGCGGCTCATCCAGACGCTCATGAAGAACGGCATCATGGCCACCGTCACGCAGTCCATCGACTACGACACCGCGGCCATCGTGGCGGCGGAAATGGGCATCACGGTGCAACGGGAGCAGAGGGCGGCCAAAGCCGAAGACCTCCTGAGCCGCAACCTGGAGGAACTCCTCAAGGAGGACCCCGAGAACCTGGTGGACCGTCCCCCCGTGGTGGTGGTGATGGGGCACGTGGACCACGGCAAGACGGCGCTCCTGGACGCCATCCGCCAGACGAACGTGGTGGCGCAGGAGGCGGGGGGCATCACGCAGCACATCGGCGCCTACCAGGTGGAGCACGCCATGAGCGGGAGTACCGAGAAGAAGAAGATCACGTTCCTGGACACTCCCGGCCACGAGGCCTTTACGGCCATGCGCGCGCGCGGGGCGCAAGTGACGGATATCGTCATCCTGCTCGTTTCCGCGGAGGAAGGAGTGCGCGCCACCACCATCGAAGCCATCAACCACGCCAAGGACGCGGAAGTCCCCATCATCGCGGTCATCAGCAAGATCGATAAGGAGCGGGCGGACCCCGAGAAGGTGAAGGGGGAACTGGCGGCGCAAGGCCTGCAGCCCGAGGAGTGGGGCGGCACCATCCCCGTGATCCTCACGTCCGCCGTCACCAAGCAGGGCATACCCGACCTCCTGGACCACATCCTCTTCATCGCGGAGGTCCAGGGATTCAAGGCGAACCCCCAGCGTTCCGCCGTGGCGACGGTGATCGAGAGCCGGCTGGATTCCGCGCTGGGCCCCCTGGCCACCGTCATTATCAACACGGGCACGCTCAAGCTCACCGATATCTTCGTCTGCGGGCAGACGATGGGCCGCGTGCGCACCATGATCGAGGCCTCCGGCACACGCTTGGACGCCGTCACCCCTTCCGGGCCCGCGCGCGTCTCCGGTTTTGCGGGCGTCCCCAGGGTGGGGGATATCCTGCAGGTGGTGCCCTCCGAACGGGAGGCGCGCTCACTGCTGGAAGCCGTGCAGGACCAGGCCGGACGGGCGCGCAAGCGCAGCTTTGCGGACCTCGTGAGCCGCTTGAGCGAGGGGAAGGCCGCGCAACTCAAGGTGGTGCTCAAGGCCGATGCCCAGGGCTCACAGGAAGCCATTACCGACGCCCTCTCCAAGCTGACCGGCGAGGGGGGAGTGAACGTGAAGGTGATCCACGGGGGGGTGGGCACGGTGACGGAGAGCGACATCATGATGGCGGCGGCCAGCGACGGGGTGGTGATGGCGTTCCACGCGGACGTGCCGCCGGAAGTGCAGAAGACGGCCGAGCGCGAGGGCGTCAAAGTCCGTGAGTATATGATCCTCTACGAGCTCTTGGACGAGGTGGAGGCGCTCCTCAAAGGCCTCGTGGAGCCGGTGGAAGAGGAGAAGGTCCTGGGCCACTTGGAAGTGCGCGGGGTGTTCTTCCAGAAGAAGAATGAGCAGATTGTGGGAGGAAAGGTGACGGACGGCACGCTCAAGCGCGTCCCGTTCCGCTTGCTGCGCGGCGGGCAGGTGGTGGGAACGGGGCGCATCTCCTCCCTCAAGCACGTGGACAAGGACATCAAGGAAGCCAAGGAAGGCAGCGAGTGCGGCATGCGCGTGGAAAGCGCCGTTCCCGTGCAAGAGGGCGACGTACTGGAGGCGTACAGCCGCGAGTTCAGGAAGAAAGAGGGGGCGTAA